One Theropithecus gelada isolate Dixy chromosome 3, Tgel_1.0, whole genome shotgun sequence genomic window carries:
- the LOC112620014 gene encoding keratin-associated protein 6-2-like, which produces MCCNYYRNSCGSCGYGSGYGCGYDSGYGCGYGSGYGCGYGSGYGCGYGSGYGCGYGSNYGCGYGSGYGSSSSCCGYRPFCYRRCYSCC; this is translated from the coding sequence ATGTGTTGCAACTACTACAGAAACTCATGTGGTAGCTGTGGCTATGGCTCTGGCTACGGCTGTGGCTATGACTCTGGCTACGGCTGTGGCTATGGCTCTGGCTACGGCTGTGGCTATGGCTCTGGCTACGGCTGTGGCTATGGCTCTGGCTATGGCTGTGGATATGGCTCCAACTATGGTTGTGGATATGGCTCTGGCTACGGCTCTAGCTCTAGTTGCTGTGGCTACCGGCCATTTTGCTATAGAAGATGTTATTCTTGCTGCTAG
- the LOC112621839 gene encoding keratin-associated protein 21-2: MCCNYYRNSCGDCGYGSGWSSGCGYGCGYGCGYGSGCRYRSGYGFGSRCGCGYSSSCCDYQPLCYRRCYSSCY; encoded by the coding sequence ATGTGTTGCAACTACTACAGAAACTCCTGTGGGGACTGTGGATATGGCTCTGGCTGGAGTTCCGGCTGTGGATATGGTTGTGGCTATGGCTGTGGATATGGCTCTGGCTGTAGATATCGCTCTGGATATGGATTTGGCTCTCGCTGTGGCTGTGGATACAGCTCTAGCTGCTGTGACTATCAACCACTTTGCTACAGAAGATGCTATTCCTCTTGCTACTAA